Proteins from one Desertifilum tharense IPPAS B-1220 genomic window:
- a CDS encoding MoaD/ThiS family protein, translating to MSVTVLIPTPLQKFTNNQATIEATGNNVGELIDSLEQHCPGIKSRLCDESGKPRRFLNLYVNSEDIRFLEGTETPLKDGDEVSIVPAVAGG from the coding sequence ATGAGCGTTACTGTTTTAATTCCTACGCCACTGCAAAAGTTTACGAACAATCAAGCGACGATTGAAGCAACGGGTAATAATGTGGGAGAGTTGATTGATTCTCTCGAACAACATTGTCCGGGGATTAAAAGCCGTTTGTGCGATGAATCTGGCAAACCCCGCCGCTTTTTGAACCTCTATGTGAATAGCGAAGATATCCGCTTTTTAGAGGGAACGGAAACGCCGCTAAAGGATGGGGATGAAGTGAGTATTGTTCCGGCGGTAGCTGGGGGTTGA
- a CDS encoding RuBisCO accumulation factor 1: MTETPENAPNAELNDTEVLELLRSLRRKEGSWVKWGQASAQLQKAGYSPQQIFEETGIEPVQQNQIVVAAQVYHSLVNGNVSEATLNYYQQKGSDRLYEFRILTQAERATAAEYVVQQGLDADEARELAKAMKEISRLRTLPQGFARTPGDAVAYLCWKNARQQSDLQERSRLIAKGLRFAQTPETRKQIEQLLTDFTVTPKRPAPIFPVYRLESSDEMPRIIPLVGQFPLSVADLKAVPLVEEEGLFKMVKFSGEGAWVPIPGWQMVRRAEDPVAILGESDKLSYPLSGDPEPVLVIVDRAQRQWDDSSYFIVEQEGQIEIQWFETECDRPLLGKLVLVMRPKHVFDEGATADLWQMEE; encoded by the coding sequence ATGACTGAAACACCCGAAAACGCTCCCAACGCAGAATTGAACGATACAGAAGTTTTAGAGTTATTGCGATCGCTCCGACGCAAGGAAGGATCGTGGGTAAAATGGGGCCAAGCTTCGGCCCAATTGCAAAAAGCAGGTTATTCTCCCCAACAGATTTTTGAAGAAACCGGGATCGAACCCGTCCAACAAAATCAGATTGTTGTAGCGGCCCAAGTGTATCACAGCTTGGTGAATGGTAATGTCAGCGAAGCCACGCTAAACTACTACCAGCAGAAGGGAAGCGATCGCCTGTATGAATTTCGCATCCTCACCCAAGCCGAACGCGCTACGGCGGCTGAATATGTGGTTCAGCAAGGCTTAGATGCCGATGAAGCGCGAGAACTCGCCAAAGCCATGAAAGAAATTTCGCGCCTGCGTACCCTTCCCCAGGGGTTTGCACGCACGCCAGGGGATGCAGTGGCTTATCTGTGTTGGAAAAATGCACGCCAGCAGTCAGACTTGCAAGAGCGATCGCGCCTGATTGCTAAAGGGTTAAGATTTGCTCAAACCCCGGAAACTCGCAAGCAAATTGAACAACTGCTAACCGATTTTACCGTTACTCCCAAACGTCCGGCCCCGATTTTCCCCGTCTATCGGTTGGAAAGTAGCGACGAAATGCCGCGTATTATTCCCCTTGTCGGTCAATTTCCGCTCAGTGTAGCCGATCTCAAGGCCGTTCCTCTCGTAGAAGAGGAGGGGTTATTTAAAATGGTCAAATTCTCTGGAGAAGGTGCTTGGGTTCCCATCCCTGGCTGGCAGATGGTTCGCCGCGCTGAAGATCCCGTGGCGATTCTGGGAGAAAGCGATAAACTCTCTTATCCTTTATCCGGCGATCCAGAACCCGTTTTAGTCATTGTAGACCGCGCGCAACGGCAATGGGACGATTCGAGTTATTTTATTGTGGAGCAGGAAGGACAGATCGAGATTCAGTGGTTTGAGACAGAATGCGATCGCCCTTTATTAGGTAAACTCGTCTTAGTCATGCGACCCAAGCACGTCTTTGATGAAGGCGCAACTGCCGATCTGTGGCAAATGGAAGAATAG
- the adhE gene encoding bifunctional acetaldehyde-CoA/alcohol dehydrogenase — MKVTNIEELEALVKQVKAAQAQYATFSQEQVDTIFKKAALAANAARIPLAKMAVNETGMGIIEDKVIKNHFASEYIYNKYKHEKTCGVVENDPTFGYQKIAEPVGILAGIVPTTNPTSTAIFKALLALKTRNGIIFSPHPRAKNCTREAAKIVLDAAVEAGAPAQIIGWIDEPTVPLSQALMQHPDIKLILATGGPGMVKAAYSSGHPSLGVGAGNTPAVIDETAKIKMAVSSIILSKTFDNGMICASEQSVIVVDAVYEQVRQEFQERGAYFLTPEETERMGKSIIVDGRLNAGIVGQSIESLAKLADLQVPEQTKLLIGEVAEIGTNEPFSFEKLSPILAMYRAKNFTEAVEKAEQLVLFGGHGHTSVLYTDPANHAHIKYFESKLETSRVLINTPSSQGAIGDLYNFRLDPSLTLGCGSWGDNSVSVNVGPQHLLNLKTVTERRENMLWFRVPPKIYFKSGSLPVALRELAGKQRAVIITDKPLFDLGVADKVTQVLDEIGVKHQVFYDVEPDPSLTTVNKGLEVVNSFKPDVLIAIGGGSPMDAAKVIWLMYEHPETEFEGLATRFMDIRKRVYELPALGTKALMVAVPTTSGTGSEVTPFAVVTDDRTGIKYPLADYALTPNMAIVDPELVMNMPKRLTAYGGIDALTHALEAYVSVCATEFTNGLSLEAIRLLFKYLPAAYQEGANNPKAREKVHYAATIAGMAFANAFLGVCHSLAHKLGSTFHVPHGLANALMISHVIRYNATDIPFKQAIFPQYKYPNAKWRYAQIADYLKLGGDTDEEKVEKLVEAIENLKQAIELPLTIKETLSEDDQRFYEGVEAMAEQAFDDQCTGANPRYPLIRDLKELYILAYRGCRVDSANFHPDVTQAELLEGEETPEPPVLAGNYSG, encoded by the coding sequence ATGAAAGTCACTAATATCGAAGAACTCGAAGCCTTAGTCAAACAAGTCAAAGCAGCTCAAGCCCAGTACGCGACCTTCTCTCAAGAACAAGTTGATACGATCTTCAAAAAAGCAGCGCTAGCCGCGAATGCAGCCCGCATTCCCTTAGCCAAAATGGCCGTCAATGAAACGGGAATGGGCATTATTGAAGATAAGGTGATCAAGAACCATTTCGCTTCAGAATATATCTACAACAAATACAAGCACGAAAAGACTTGTGGCGTTGTTGAAAACGATCCCACCTTTGGTTATCAAAAAATTGCTGAACCCGTCGGAATTCTCGCCGGGATTGTCCCAACGACCAACCCGACCTCAACCGCCATCTTCAAGGCCCTACTCGCCCTCAAAACGCGGAACGGGATTATCTTTTCCCCTCACCCGCGTGCCAAAAACTGTACAAGAGAGGCTGCCAAAATTGTCCTAGATGCGGCGGTCGAAGCTGGCGCGCCCGCACAGATTATCGGTTGGATTGACGAACCCACCGTGCCGCTATCGCAAGCCTTGATGCAGCACCCCGATATTAAACTGATTCTGGCCACAGGCGGCCCTGGAATGGTGAAAGCGGCCTATTCTTCGGGGCACCCCTCATTAGGCGTCGGCGCAGGCAACACTCCCGCCGTCATCGATGAAACCGCCAAGATTAAAATGGCGGTTAGCTCTATCATCCTCAGTAAAACCTTCGATAACGGGATGATTTGCGCCTCAGAACAATCGGTTATCGTCGTTGATGCTGTTTACGAACAAGTTAGGCAAGAGTTCCAAGAACGCGGCGCTTACTTCCTCACCCCGGAAGAAACCGAACGCATGGGCAAATCCATCATCGTTGATGGGCGGTTAAATGCTGGAATTGTCGGTCAATCGATTGAATCGTTAGCCAAACTCGCAGACCTTCAGGTTCCCGAACAAACCAAACTGCTAATTGGCGAAGTGGCGGAAATTGGTACAAACGAACCCTTCTCCTTTGAAAAACTCTCGCCCATTCTGGCAATGTATCGGGCGAAAAACTTTACCGAAGCCGTCGAAAAGGCCGAACAACTGGTTCTGTTTGGCGGACACGGCCATACCTCCGTGCTGTATACCGACCCGGCAAACCACGCCCATATCAAGTATTTTGAAAGCAAGCTGGAAACCTCGCGGGTTCTAATTAACACGCCTTCTTCCCAAGGTGCCATTGGTGACTTGTATAACTTCCGCCTCGACCCCTCTTTGACCTTGGGTTGCGGCAGTTGGGGCGATAACTCCGTGAGTGTTAACGTCGGCCCGCAACACCTGCTGAACCTCAAAACCGTAACGGAACGGCGAGAAAATATGCTGTGGTTCCGCGTTCCGCCCAAGATTTACTTCAAGTCGGGTTCTTTACCTGTAGCTTTACGGGAACTGGCGGGCAAACAACGCGCTGTCATTATTACAGACAAACCCCTCTTTGACCTAGGGGTAGCCGATAAGGTCACGCAGGTTTTAGACGAAATTGGCGTTAAGCATCAAGTCTTCTACGATGTTGAACCCGACCCCTCTTTAACCACCGTCAACAAAGGTTTAGAAGTCGTCAATAGCTTTAAACCTGATGTGCTGATTGCCATTGGGGGCGGTTCGCCAATGGATGCGGCTAAAGTGATTTGGCTGATGTACGAACATCCCGAAACTGAGTTTGAAGGCTTGGCGACGCGGTTTATGGATATCCGCAAGCGGGTGTATGAGTTACCGGCTTTGGGAACGAAGGCGCTGATGGTGGCAGTTCCCACTACTTCGGGAACGGGTTCTGAGGTGACGCCCTTTGCAGTGGTTACTGATGACCGGACGGGGATTAAATACCCCTTAGCCGATTATGCGCTAACGCCGAATATGGCGATTGTAGACCCGGAACTGGTGATGAATATGCCGAAGCGTCTCACCGCCTATGGTGGCATTGACGCCCTCACCCACGCGCTAGAAGCGTATGTTTCGGTTTGCGCGACGGAGTTCACCAACGGCTTATCGTTAGAAGCAATTCGCCTGCTGTTTAAGTATCTCCCGGCGGCTTACCAGGAAGGGGCGAACAATCCCAAGGCGCGCGAAAAGGTTCACTATGCAGCAACCATTGCGGGGATGGCGTTCGCGAATGCCTTCTTAGGCGTTTGTCACTCTTTGGCGCATAAACTGGGTTCGACGTTCCATGTCCCCCACGGGTTAGCCAATGCGTTGATGATTTCTCACGTAATTCGCTACAACGCCACGGATATTCCCTTCAAGCAAGCCATTTTCCCGCAATATAAGTATCCAAATGCAAAATGGCGCTATGCCCAAATTGCCGATTACTTAAAGTTGGGTGGGGATACGGATGAGGAGAAGGTGGAAAAACTGGTTGAGGCGATTGAAAATCTCAAGCAGGCCATTGAACTCCCTCTGACGATTAAGGAGACGCTATCTGAGGATGACCAACGCTTCTATGAAGGGGTGGAAGCAATGGCAGAACAGGCATTTGACGACCAATGTACGGGTGCAAATCCTCGCTATCCTCTGATTCGCGATTTGAAGGAGTTATACATTCTTGCCTACCGGGGATGTCGCGTTGATTCGGCGAATTTCCACCCCGATGTGACTCAAGCAGAGTTACTCGAAGGGGAAGAAACTCCAGAACCCCCAGTTCTCGCTGGAAACTATAGCGGTTAG
- a CDS encoding ATP/GTP-binding protein, protein MLKSFQIQNFRLFQHLEVSKLGRVNLIVGKNNSGKSTFLEAVAIYASNAFYQVLLDLIESRQETWLRGGQIYSPSFFMNPIRHLFFGRKLPNIEENGIVLGEIESGNNIHLSVAAYQNKQDNEGTLRKIRTSETEIDDDLSNLEFFLIVEEGKRTRRLFGLDKNIKDIRRSYTIYERMEPDLKYIWQLVRTENVSDRKLAALWDLTSLTDLESEVISALRLIDNRVSGVAFVEDISRSRTREPDNRIPLVKIKDIDEPLPLKSMGDGMSRLFHIVVALVNSRNGLLLIDEFENGLHWSVQPLVWEIVFQLSEKLNVQVFATTHSRDCIEGFDKAWNKYPELGAFFRLDVKGNSIKATEYTSETLTDAIDMDVEVR, encoded by the coding sequence ATGCTAAAGTCTTTTCAAATTCAGAATTTTAGGCTCTTTCAACATCTGGAAGTTAGCAAATTAGGACGCGTCAACCTAATTGTTGGCAAAAATAACTCTGGAAAAAGTACATTTCTTGAAGCAGTAGCAATCTATGCTAGTAATGCTTTTTATCAGGTGCTGCTAGATCTTATAGAATCTCGCCAAGAAACTTGGCTAAGAGGTGGACAAATCTATTCTCCAAGTTTTTTTATGAATCCTATACGACATCTATTTTTTGGTCGCAAGTTACCAAACATAGAAGAAAATGGAATTGTATTGGGAGAAATTGAATCTGGCAACAATATTCATCTTAGCGTTGCTGCCTATCAAAACAAACAAGATAATGAAGGAACACTCAGAAAGATTCGTACTTCAGAAACAGAAATTGATGATGATTTATCCAATCTAGAGTTTTTTCTGATAGTAGAAGAAGGCAAACGAACCAGGCGACTTTTTGGACTGGATAAAAATATCAAAGATATCCGACGAAGTTACACAATTTATGAACGCATGGAACCAGATTTAAAGTATATATGGCAACTTGTTCGGACGGAAAATGTATCTGATCGTAAATTAGCTGCTCTTTGGGATTTAACAAGCTTGACCGATTTAGAATCAGAAGTTATCTCTGCTCTGCGCTTAATCGATAATAGAGTTTCTGGAGTAGCTTTTGTAGAGGACATTAGTAGAAGTCGGACTCGCGAACCAGACAATCGTATTCCTCTCGTAAAAATCAAGGATATTGATGAGCCGTTACCTCTCAAAAGTATGGGAGATGGTATGAGTCGTTTGTTTCATATCGTTGTTGCTCTTGTAAACTCCAGAAATGGTCTGCTCTTAATTGATGAATTTGAGAATGGCTTACACTGGAGCGTTCAACCTCTAGTTTGGGAAATTGTTTTTCAATTATCAGAGAAGCTTAATGTTCAAGTTTTTGCAACAACTCATAGCCGCGATTGTATAGAAGGCTTTGATAAAGCTTGGAATAAATACCCTGAACTAGGTGCTTTCTTTAGGCTGGATGTCAAGGGCAATTCTATTAAAGCAACCGAATATACTTCTGAAACACTCACTGACGCTATTGATATGGATGTGGAAGTGCGATGA
- a CDS encoding DUF3226 domain-containing protein, with translation MSSKKDICKQDSDKVLLVEGTNDCHVVMSLCKANQVTEGLFGIYECGSDDDVLKRLNALIVRPNPPQVIGVMLDADSSLQLRWQSIRDKLRNNHSYVLPTNPDIDGTVVERLEDKPKLGFWLMPNNQDSGMLEDFCAKLAEPECFKFAQECVQEAQRKNIVTFKAAHYSKSVIHTYLAWQDEPGYPLGKAITGLALRSDIEIAVRFTNWLNRLFL, from the coding sequence ATGAGTAGTAAGAAGGATATTTGTAAACAAGATTCGGATAAAGTATTACTTGTTGAAGGCACTAATGATTGCCATGTTGTTATGTCTTTATGTAAGGCTAATCAAGTTACTGAAGGTCTTTTTGGAATCTATGAATGTGGTTCAGACGATGATGTATTGAAACGTCTTAATGCACTTATTGTACGTCCTAACCCGCCTCAAGTTATAGGAGTTATGCTAGATGCGGATAGTTCTCTTCAACTCAGGTGGCAGAGTATCAGAGATAAACTTAGAAATAATCATAGTTATGTGTTACCTACAAATCCTGATATTGATGGAACAGTAGTTGAAAGGCTTGAAGATAAACCTAAGCTGGGTTTTTGGCTAATGCCAAATAATCAAGATTCTGGTATGCTAGAGGACTTTTGTGCAAAACTTGCAGAACCAGAATGTTTCAAATTTGCACAAGAATGCGTTCAAGAAGCACAACGGAAGAATATTGTTACTTTCAAAGCAGCTCACTACAGTAAATCGGTTATTCATACCTATCTTGCTTGGCAGGATGAACCTGGTTATCCACTCGGTAAAGCAATTACAGGGCTAGCTTTGCGGTCTGATATCGAGATTGCAGTAAGATTTACCAATTGGTTGAATCGTTTATTCCTATAA
- the thrC gene encoding threonine synthase — protein sequence MTLATTPQTTAATCEKLKCKECGAEYELQAKHVCEECFGPLEVVYNYDTLRRTVTRESIQKGPNSIWRYRPFLPVLTENVIDVGTGMTPLVQANRLARRLGLKKLYIKNDAVNMPTLSFKDRVVSVALSRARELGFSTVSCASTGNLANSTAAIAAHAGLDCCVFIPADLEAGKVLGTLIYNPTVMAVEGNYDQVNRLCCEVANTHGWGFVNINLRPYYSEGSKTLGFEVAEQLGWQLPDHIVAPLASGSLFTKIYKGFQEFVKVGLVDEKAVRFSGAQADGCSPIAQAFKEERDFVTPVKPNTIAKSIAIGNPADGIYALEIARKTNGNIESVNDAEIIEGIKLLAETEGIFTETAGGTTIAVLKKLVEAGKIDPEETTVAYITGNGLKTQEAVQGYIGEPLTIEPKLDSFERALERSRTLDRLEWQQVLV from the coding sequence ATGACTCTGGCAACAACACCCCAAACTACGGCCGCAACTTGCGAAAAGCTGAAATGCAAAGAGTGTGGCGCTGAATACGAACTTCAAGCCAAGCACGTCTGTGAAGAATGTTTTGGCCCCTTGGAAGTTGTTTATAACTATGACACCCTGCGCCGCACTGTCACCCGCGAAAGCATTCAGAAAGGACCTAACTCGATTTGGCGCTATCGCCCCTTTTTGCCCGTTCTTACAGAAAATGTTATTGATGTTGGTACTGGGATGACGCCGTTGGTGCAAGCCAATCGCTTGGCTCGGCGTTTGGGATTAAAGAAACTCTATATTAAAAATGATGCAGTGAATATGCCCACCCTGAGCTTTAAAGATCGGGTGGTATCCGTGGCGCTGTCGCGGGCGAGAGAATTAGGATTTAGTACCGTATCTTGTGCAAGTACCGGAAATTTAGCTAATTCTACAGCAGCGATCGCAGCCCATGCCGGATTAGACTGCTGCGTGTTCATCCCGGCTGACTTAGAGGCGGGTAAAGTTCTCGGTACCTTAATCTACAATCCAACGGTAATGGCCGTTGAAGGCAACTACGATCAAGTCAATCGCCTCTGCTGCGAAGTTGCCAATACACATGGATGGGGATTTGTCAATATCAACTTGCGTCCCTACTATTCTGAAGGTTCCAAGACGCTTGGTTTTGAAGTCGCAGAACAACTCGGCTGGCAACTCCCCGATCATATTGTGGCTCCGCTGGCTTCCGGTTCGCTGTTCACCAAAATCTACAAAGGCTTCCAAGAGTTCGTCAAAGTTGGCTTAGTAGACGAGAAAGCGGTGAGATTCAGCGGCGCGCAAGCCGATGGCTGTTCTCCCATTGCTCAAGCCTTTAAAGAAGAACGCGATTTTGTCACCCCTGTTAAACCGAATACAATTGCTAAATCCATTGCAATTGGCAACCCCGCTGATGGCATTTACGCCTTAGAAATTGCGCGGAAAACCAATGGTAATATTGAATCGGTTAACGATGCAGAAATCATTGAAGGGATTAAACTGCTCGCAGAAACCGAAGGAATCTTTACCGAAACCGCAGGCGGTACCACGATCGCCGTCTTGAAGAAACTGGTGGAAGCTGGCAAAATCGATCCAGAAGAAACCACCGTTGCTTACATCACGGGTAATGGTCTGAAGACTCAAGAAGCCGTTCAAGGTTACATTGGCGAACCCCTCACCATTGAACCCAAACTCGATAGCTTTGAACGTGCCTTAGAGCGTTCTCGGACTCTAGATCGCCTGGAATGGCAGCAAGTTCTCGTCTAG